One window of the Ideonella sp. WA131b genome contains the following:
- a CDS encoding DinB family protein — MNQPTFAALEAFPDQLSSLYESFPLESRHFAPASWEGVPSEPLSAIEQICHVLDIEVEGYQVRIQRTLDEWNPALPSLDTEAMARDRLYHQREAAAVLHDFRCARSETLGLLRTLTIEQLDRPAQFEGYGQVTLRSLVHYLCSHDQQHLSGLQWLLGKLASPGITNAA; from the coding sequence ATGAACCAACCAACTTTCGCTGCCCTTGAGGCCTTCCCTGACCAGCTCTCGTCGCTATACGAGTCGTTCCCTCTTGAGTCGAGGCACTTCGCACCCGCATCCTGGGAAGGCGTGCCCAGCGAGCCGCTATCCGCGATTGAGCAAATCTGTCACGTCCTCGACATCGAGGTGGAAGGGTATCAAGTTCGAATCCAACGAACTCTGGACGAGTGGAATCCCGCTCTCCCGTCGCTGGACACCGAAGCGATGGCGCGAGACCGCCTTTACCACCAGAGGGAGGCTGCGGCAGTTCTACACGACTTCCGTTGTGCGAGATCCGAAACCTTAGGTCTGCTCCGGACCCTCACTATCGAGCAGCTAGATCGGCCAGCTCAGTTTGAAGGCTATGGTCAAGTCACACTGCGGAGCCTCGTGCACTATCTTTGCAGCCACGATCAACAGCATTTGTCCGGCCTGCAGTGGCTGCTCGGAAAGCTAGCAAGTCCAGGCATCACAAATGCGGCCTAA
- a CDS encoding IS4 family transposase gives MFSVVAQGLAWARGSQQPPPVSKSSISALRSRMGSAPLRDLLRSCCLPLADPARQPQAFYKGQRLMAIDGSRLELADEVDVATAFGRPGSRTGVAGYPQAQCVVLAECATHAIVAAELGPYRGDEWALCQWLLGALEPGMLLLADRGFNGFEHWQQALGSGAQLLWRATESRLLPVEQLLPDGSYLSRIKPTGVGKAAAAAQALQVRVIEYQLPGVPDAAPRYRLMTSLLDPVQAPALELAALYHQRWQVEAVFDELKTHLRQGRRVLRSKTAELVRQEFYGWMLAHYAVRWLLHEGAARCGQADEALSFTAHVQLLRRELPRSGAFPPSATQTPTAMAS, from the coding sequence GTGTTTTCGGTTGTCGCGCAGGGCCTGGCCTGGGCCCGGGGGTCGCAGCAGCCACCGCCGGTGTCCAAGTCCAGCATCAGCGCGCTGCGCAGCCGCATGGGCTCGGCACCGCTGCGCGATCTGCTGCGCAGCTGCTGCCTGCCGCTGGCGGATCCGGCGCGGCAGCCGCAGGCCTTCTACAAGGGCCAGCGCCTGATGGCGATCGACGGCAGCCGCCTGGAGCTGGCCGACGAGGTCGATGTGGCCACCGCTTTCGGCCGCCCGGGCAGCCGCACCGGTGTGGCGGGCTACCCTCAGGCGCAGTGCGTGGTCCTGGCCGAGTGCGCCACCCACGCCATCGTGGCTGCCGAGCTTGGACCCTACCGGGGCGACGAGTGGGCGCTGTGCCAGTGGCTGCTGGGGGCGCTGGAGCCGGGGATGCTGTTGCTGGCCGATCGGGGCTTCAACGGCTTCGAGCACTGGCAGCAGGCACTGGGCAGCGGCGCGCAGTTGCTGTGGCGGGCCACGGAGTCGCGGCTGCTGCCGGTGGAGCAGTTGCTGCCCGACGGCTCCTACCTGAGCCGCATCAAGCCCACCGGGGTGGGCAAGGCAGCGGCCGCTGCCCAGGCGCTGCAGGTGCGCGTCATCGAGTACCAACTGCCAGGGGTGCCCGATGCTGCGCCCCGCTACAGGCTCATGACCAGTCTGCTCGATCCGGTGCAGGCGCCGGCGCTGGAGCTGGCGGCGCTGTACCACCAGCGCTGGCAGGTAGAGGCGGTGTTCGACGAACTCAAGACGCATCTGCGCCAGGGCCGGCGCGTGCTGCGCAGCAAGACCGCCGAGCTGGTGCGCCAGGAGTTCTACGGCTGGATGCTGGCGCACTACGCGGTACGCTGGCTGCTTCACGAAGGGGCGGCCCGCTGCGGCCAGGCCGACGAGGCGCTGTCGTTCACGGCCCATGTCCAGCTGCTGCGCCGCGAGCTGCCCCGCTCCGGGGCTTTTCCCCCCAGCGCAACCCAGACGCCGACAGCGATGGCTTCGTGA
- a CDS encoding transposase domain-containing protein, with translation MARTKATLGSGARLADYLSASLLARVFPAERVHEALDAHGVNSQRIRRFPAVAGVYYTMALSLYPEAA, from the coding sequence ATGGCCAGGACGAAGGCGACATTGGGTTCAGGGGCGCGACTGGCGGACTACTTGAGTGCGAGTCTGCTGGCCCGGGTGTTTCCTGCGGAGCGAGTGCACGAAGCGCTGGATGCGCACGGTGTGAACTCGCAGCGCATCCGTCGTTTTCCCGCCGTGGCGGGGGTGTACTACACCATGGCGCTGAGCCTGTATCCGGAGGCCGCCTAG
- a CDS encoding transposase: MRCPREGEARQPLCADIDGFSLHAAVRVKAHDRKRLEQLCRYITRPALPDERVQLNAAGQVELKLKTPWRDGTTHLVMSPLEFMQRLATLVPRPRLHLIRSARPIAPGNAAPTRTPTA, from the coding sequence GTGCGATGCCCGCGCGAGGGCGAAGCGCGCCAACCCCTGTGCGCCGACATCGACGGGTTCAGTCTGCACGCCGCGGTGCGGGTCAAAGCGCACGACCGCAAGCGGCTGGAACAGCTGTGCCGCTACATCACCCGGCCAGCGCTGCCCGACGAACGCGTGCAGCTCAACGCCGCGGGGCAGGTGGAGCTCAAGCTCAAGACACCTTGGCGCGACGGGACCACGCACCTGGTGATGAGCCCGCTGGAGTTCATGCAGCGGCTGGCGACGTTGGTGCCGCGGCCCAGGCTGCACCTGATCAGGTCTGCGCGCCCTATAGCCCCAGGCAACGCGGCACCAACGAGAACACCAACCGCCTGA
- a CDS encoding AraC family transcriptional regulator: MSRARFAAQFTERAGSPPGDYLTALRMGLAQRLLSRGQPLKAVAAEVGYGSANALSRAFQQRIGQTPSDWLRQREAA; encoded by the coding sequence ATGTCGCGGGCGCGTTTTGCCGCGCAGTTCACCGAGCGGGCCGGAAGCCCGCCAGGCGACTACCTGACCGCGCTGCGCATGGGCCTTGCCCAGCGCCTGCTCAGCCGCGGCCAGCCCTTGAAGGCGGTCGCCGCCGAGGTCGGCTATGGCAGCGCGAACGCGCTGTCGCGCGCCTTCCAGCAGCGCATCGGCCAGACACCCAGCGACTGGCTGCGCCAGCGCGAGGCCGCATGA